DNA from Bradyrhizobium diazoefficiens USDA 110:
TTGCGGCATAGACGCTCCAGAGTCAGGTGAGCCCGGCTCAAGGGAGGCGTGGGCGCAGCTCTCCAAACTTGTCTACCAGAAGACTGTGCGCTGTATTCAAGTGAACCATCCGCCCGGAACGGTCTGTGATGGAAGGTCCAAGTCGAAAAATCGCGATAGGATTGTCGCGCAATGTTTTGCCGATGGGCTGGACATTGGCGCCGAGATGGTCCGTTCTGGTCACGCCTGCGATTGGCGCAAGTTCGATGGTGGTTACTATCAACGGATCACTGGTGGGAAAGTGTGTCAGCGAAACTAGAGCGTGTACTTATAAGACCGATGTTGGCTCTGATGGCTGAGCGGAAATGGTCTGCTCGGTTAGAGCATTTCCGCCAGTGACCCACAAGGGACATCGCCGCGCTTAGAAACGTTCTTTATTGAACAACGTCGGTGTCAGGCCGTCTGTCCGGTAAGCCCGATCAAAGTTTTCTTGGGCTCTGGCACCGCAGGGGATTCTCGAATCATATAACCTAAGTAAATCGTGGTCTGCCCGCAATCGGACCCCGAATAGCATAATATCATTTAGCGCGAATAGACAAATGCCGCCAAAGGCTATCAGTGAGTTGGAATTTGTAAGAGCTGCTCGTCTGATTTTTGGAGCGCGATTCGATTACAGTGATTTAAGGCCCATCAGCGGGATGGGCGATTACGCCCGGATCGTCTGCCGGAGCCATGGGCAATTTGAGCAGCTTGTTAGTCAGCATCTTAGGGGCGCGATCGGATGTTCAGCCTGTAAAGCGTCCGCGCGACGTCTCACTACGAACGAGTTCGTTGCTCGCGCAAAAAAGATTCATAAGGCCAAGTTCGATTACCGTGGAACAAATTACATAGACACTCGAACCGCGATAGATGTCGTTTGTAAGAAGCACGGGCCTTTCAAGGTCACTCCTGCCCTTCACTTGAGGGGTGCCGGAGGCTGTATTGGCTGCAAGACTGGAAGGCTTACAACCGAGCAATTCATCTCGCGTTCTAAGCGTTTGTTCCCTGGCAAGTATGACTACGCCGAAACCTCGTTTACCGCGACGAGCGATTCAATTCGGATGATTTGTCGAACGCATGGGAGTTTCGAGCAGCTAGCAGGCAATCACCTTGCTGGCAGAGAAGGTTGCGCCAAATGTGCGTATCAGAACCGATTCGGATTTGAACGGCAGCCGCACGCAAAACTATCAAGAAGGTCAGAGCGATCAGGCTTCGAGTTGACGAAAAGGCGCCTATCACAAGAAGAGTTCATGAAACGTGCGATTGCGGCGCACAGTCAGCGCTACGATTTATCTCATGCAGTCTATCGAACTCAATCTGACGCTGTTTCAGTAGGATGCAGGCAGCACGGCCTCTTCACTATTGCAGCCCAAAATTTATGGAAAGGTGGAGGCTGTCCAATCTGTTCGCGTGCGGAGCAGGGCATGGGTCGCCGCTTAACGACGGACGAGTTCGTGCTTCGCGCGAAGTCTGTCCATGGCAAAAAATTCAAATATGGAAATACGATATATACGACAGCAAAAACCAAGGTGTCCGTAACTTGCGCGATGCACGGGGATTTCAGTACTCTTCCATCCAATCATCTTGCAGGGCGTGGTTGCCCCAGTTGTAGTCAAGAACGTGCAGTAGCCCTGCTAGGAAAAGGAGCCAGGCACTCGCAAGACGAGGTGATCGCTAGATTTAAGAATGTCCACGGCTCTAACTACCGAATTTCAACGTTAACTGAAAATGCGTTTCGTCTGAATCTCGAAGATAGAACGCTGGTCATGGGCCGTGGCCGCGGATGGATGGGTCAAACGCCGTGGTGGACACCAACTTCTGGAAGCTCGCCGGAGGTTCTAGAGTTCGTAAGAAGAACGCGATTGCTGTTGGGCAGACATTCTAGGCTTAGCCGGGGCGGCGCCAGCCAAAGCAGTCCAGGGAGAAATAGTCCCGGCGCGAGCAGGGACCCATATCAAAGATACGTCGAGGCCTATGAGGTTGAGATCTCGCCAAGGCACGACAAGCTACAAGGAAGCTTCGAGCGCTATCTCGCGAGAGCAGGTGCGACACAAGTCACACCAAACGTGGCGAGCGTCGACCTGCGCTATAACGATGCCACGAGGGGGTTGACGTTCGTGGAAATCAAGCCTTGCGACAAAGCCAGTGCTCGTTACGCGATCCGAACTGCAATTGGGCAGCTGCTTGACTACAGGCAGCGGGCAAACCCAGATGTGTCTCTATTGATCGTCCTTGAAGCAGCGCCTTCCCATGAGGATCGGTCTCTCGCAACCCAGAACGGCTTTGGCGTAGCGTATCCCCTCCGAGGTACATTTGAGGTTTTGTGGCCGACTCCGTCGTAGGTGGGGCTACACTCCACGAAAGTGTAAGCAAGGAAAGGTTGCGGACGGTCCTACCTATGCAAACAATCCTAATTGCAGGATTCCCGATCGAGGAAATATGATCCTGCTTTGCGACTGCTGATTAAAACGATCTTGTAGCTTGTCGCCAGAGCAGGTCCACCCAATAGATACATCATCTTTGAGACATAAAATTCATGAGCGCGGATAAATTGAATCATTCGACCGAAGGCATGATCCAAGTCATTGGCCACCATATACCGTACGAGGTGCGGATGATGCGGCAGACGTACGCGATGCTCGCTGATGGTGCCACATGCCTCTGGTACAGCCAAACTGTGTTGAACGCACTGATTGAGTCATTTGCTATCCATGCCCGGTCATTGATTGAATTCTTTTCGGGCGATCATTCGCCAAGCGAAAATACGGCCGCTGCCAAGCATTTTGCGAAGTCAACGTTCACGCCGTGCTCTGAAGAAGGGCCGAGCAGGACGCTTTTAGGTAAGCTGAATGCGCAGATCGCTCACCCGTCGTATTCTCGATCAGACAAGCCTGAAGACAAGCTCACGGCGGTCGATCGGACTGAACTTATGCAATTCATTGAGAA
Protein-coding regions in this window:
- a CDS encoding thermonuclease family protein, translated to MALLFRTSLVIVAVLLPNLAFAEIVGDGRNVIDGDTFEIALPSHSVKIRICGIDAPESGEPGSREAWAQLSKLVYQKTVRCIQVNHPPGTVCDGRSKSKNRDRIVAQCFADGLDIGAEMVRSGHACDWRKFDGGYYQRITGGKVCQRN